GTGTAGAAGATCCCGAAGGTTTTTGGGCAGAGATTGCTCAGCAATTTAAATGGCGCAAACCATGGAAGAAAGTATTGAGCTGGGATTTCAGGGAAGCCAATACAAAGTGGTTTGAAGGTGGTGAAATGAATATCACGGAGAATGCGTTGGACCGGCATCTGGAAGAAAGAGGTGATCAGGTGGCACTGATTTGGGAACCCAATGATCCTGAAGATGACGCGGTGAAAATAACGTATCGGATGCTTCATGACCAGGTCTGCAGATTTGCCAATGTGCTTAAAAAACATGGAGTAAAAAAGGGAGACAGAGTCTGTATATATCTGCCGATGGTTCCTGAACTTTCCGTTGCCGTGCTGGCATGTGCGCGTATCGGAGCCATCCACTCGGTTGTTTTCGGAGGGTTTTCTGCGAAGTCTATTGCAGACAGGATTAATGATGCACAGTGTACGATGGTGATCACTTCGGATGGGGCGTTCCGCGGACCTAAGGTGATACCTATGAAAGAAACCGTGGATAATGCGCTTGAGCTTTGTTCCAGTGTAAAGAATGTGATCGTGATGACCCGGACCAGAACCCCAGTTTCTATGCTGAAAGGACGGGATATGTGGTGGGAAGATGAGGTGAAACTTGTTGATTCTGTGTGTCCTGCTGAGCCAATGGATTCGGAAGATACCTTGTTCATCCTTTATACTTCCGGATCAACCGGCAAGCCTAAAGGGGTGGTGCATACTTGTGGCGGTTATATGATTTTTGCGACCTATACCTTCACCAACGTTTTCCAGTACGAACCCGGAGAAATTCATTTCTGTACGGCTGACATTGGCTGGATCACGGGGCACAGTTACATTGTGTACGGGCCGTTGTGTTCCGGAGCAACTTCGGTTATTTTTGAAGGAGTACCTACGTATCCCGATGCCAGCCGTTTCTGGCAGATCGTGGCCAAGCACAAGGTGAATATTCTTTATACGGCTCCGACGGCAATCCGCTCCCTGATGAGTTTCGGGTTACATTTTGTAAAAGATCATGATCTGTCGTCTCTTACAAAACTGGGTTCTGTAGGTGAGCCTATTAATGAAGAAGCATGGCATTGGTTTAAACAGCATATCGGAGCCAATCAGTGCCCGCTCGTGGATACCTGGTGGCAAACGGAGACGGGAGGTATTATGATTTCGCCTCTGGCGGGGATAACACCTGAAAAGCCTACTTACGCCACACTGCCATTGCCGGGTATTCAACCGGTACTTGTGGATGAAACAGGTAATCTGATCGAAGGCAATGACGTAAGCGGTAATCTTTGTATCAAATTTCCATGGCCTGGAATTATTCGGACTACCTACGGAGACCACGAACGCTGCAAGCAGACTTATTTTTCTACATATCCGGGTATGTATTTTACGGGGGATGGCTGTCTGCGTGATGAGGATGGTTATTACCGGATCACAGGTCGTGTCGATGACGTTTTGAATGTATCGGGGCACAGGATTGGGACGGCAGAAGTGGAGAACGCCATCAATATGCACCTTGGTGTGGTGGAGTCCGCAGTGGTAGGTTATCCGCACGAGATCAAAGGGCAGGGAATTTATGCCTATGTAATTTCCGACAACCGGCCGGCAGATCCGGAAATGTTCAGAAAAGATATCTCAGCTACGGTTTCGCGGATTATCGGACCCATTGCAAAACCTGATAAAATTCAGTTTGTGAGCGGTTTGCCAAAAACACGTTCCGGCAAAATCATGAGACGAATCCTGCGTAAGATATCGGAAGGTGAAATGGATAGCCTGGGAGATGTCTCTACCTTGCTTGATCCGGGAGTGGTGGATGATATCAAAAGAGGAGCATTGTAATATCCCATAAATGAAAAGCCGCGGCGAAATTGAGTTTTCAATTCCGACGCGGCTTTTACTATACTGATAGATTATATTTTTACTGCTTTGCCTGCTGCACATCCGCACCCCTTGGCGCATCCCCCGCTTTTGGTTTTACTGACTGCCTTGTATGCTCTCCACCCGGCATAGCTGACCGCAGCCATAAACAGCAGTAAAACGATGATTTGTTGTGCGACCATGCCCAGTAAACACATTGTTACGACCAATTGTTCCTGGCTGCCAGCTGAAATGCATGCTGATAATGATGCTCGCTGTGCCAGGCATAATGGGCCACTACCTCATCCAATCTTACTGTCTTTTGGCTTCCAGGATGAAAATAGGTTCTGGCCAGATCGTTTTCATCCAAAGAATTCATAAGCAGCACCCACCGCAAATGCACGTACCTGATGAGCTGTAAAGACAGTTCCACGGGTGCTGTTTGAGCATCCGGAAGTTCAGCCCAGAGGCCTTCTTCATAGGGCTTTATGGTGGGATTGTCCTCCGTCAGCGCCAGGCGAAACCGGGTATATGCATTGATATGGCTGTCCGCAACATGATGTACCAGTTGTCTGACGGTCCAGCCGCCAGGGCGGTAAGCCATATTCAGTTTGTCTGAATCCCAGCTACCCAGCAGATTAATAAACTTCGAAGGTAAGGCGCTGATGATCTGAATATTACTTTTAACCTCAGCGGCTGAGTAACTGCTCTGTGGCTCGAACCGTCCGATCGGGTATTTTAATTGTTCCAGCTCCATATTTTGTGATTCCAAAATCCAGCTCTATTAAAATCTGAAAGATATGTATTTTTATAAAATTTCCCAGTATTGTGCAGTATTTGTCAGAAATTATCTCTTATCGTGGTCATCAGTTCGGCATGGGCTCCGGACGCCGCAATGATATCTCCTCCAAAAAGATAATTATCCCCGCCGTTAAAATCAGTCACAATTCCCCCGGCTTCTTTGATCAGCAGAACCCCTGCCGCCATATCCCAGGAATTGAGATTATATTCGTAGAACCCATCGAACCTTCCAGCCGCCACATAGGCCAGATCCACGGCGGCAGCGCCCATACGCCTGATCCCGTGCGTTTTTTGCATGAGCAGTTCAAGAATATACATATACCTTTTCTGCTTTTCAAACTTGTAATAAGGGAAGCCGGTTGCGATAAGTCCCTCCTGCAGGGAAGTTACACCTGATACGCTTAGTCTGTTGCCGTTACACCAGGCTCCTCCGCCTTTCCAGCCCGAAAACATTTCGTCCAGACTGGGCTGGTGAATTACGCCGATCAGTAATTCTTTCCCCCGGGCCAATCCAACGCTTACACAATAGGCAGGAATGCCATGGATGAAGTTGGTGGTACCATCCAATGGATCAATAATCCAGTTGAGTGCAGTGGGGTCGGGCTCCTTCCCGGTAGTACCTTCTTCTGTAATAAAACTCGCTTCCGGCAGTATTTTACTGAGACCAGCCACCAGCAGTTTTTCTGTTTCTTTATCTACATACGAAACCAGGTTGTTCAGGTCCTTGTATTCTATTTTATCACGTGAAAACAATGCTGCCTCTTGTTGAATAAATGCGGACGCCTGCCTCACTAATTCTACGGTTTGTTGGGTTAGTAATTCCAGATTCATGCCACTTGGGATCCCGTTCCGGGGATTTT
This portion of the Dyadobacter sp. CECT 9275 genome encodes:
- a CDS encoding inositol monophosphatase family protein, which gives rise to MNLELLTQQTVELVRQASAFIQQEAALFSRDKIEYKDLNNLVSYVDKETEKLLVAGLSKILPEASFITEEGTTGKEPDPTALNWIIDPLDGTTNFIHGIPAYCVSVGLARGKELLIGVIHQPSLDEMFSGWKGGGAWCNGNRLSVSGVTSLQEGLIATGFPYYKFEKQKRYMYILELLMQKTHGIRRMGAAAVDLAYVAAGRFDGFYEYNLNSWDMAAGVLLIKEAGGIVTDFNGGDNYLFGGDIIAASGAHAELMTTIRDNF
- a CDS encoding YfiT family bacillithiol transferase; translated protein: MELEQLKYPIGRFEPQSSYSAAEVKSNIQIISALPSKFINLLGSWDSDKLNMAYRPGGWTVRQLVHHVADSHINAYTRFRLALTEDNPTIKPYEEGLWAELPDAQTAPVELSLQLIRYVHLRWVLLMNSLDENDLARTYFHPGSQKTVRLDEVVAHYAWHSEHHYQHAFQLAARNNWS
- a CDS encoding FeoB-associated Cys-rich membrane protein — translated: MCLLGMVAQQIIVLLLFMAAVSYAGWRAYKAVSKTKSGGCAKGCGCAAGKAVKI
- the acs gene encoding acetate--CoA ligase, with amino-acid sequence MRIKTFEEYQVAYNQSVEDPEGFWAEIAQQFKWRKPWKKVLSWDFREANTKWFEGGEMNITENALDRHLEERGDQVALIWEPNDPEDDAVKITYRMLHDQVCRFANVLKKHGVKKGDRVCIYLPMVPELSVAVLACARIGAIHSVVFGGFSAKSIADRINDAQCTMVITSDGAFRGPKVIPMKETVDNALELCSSVKNVIVMTRTRTPVSMLKGRDMWWEDEVKLVDSVCPAEPMDSEDTLFILYTSGSTGKPKGVVHTCGGYMIFATYTFTNVFQYEPGEIHFCTADIGWITGHSYIVYGPLCSGATSVIFEGVPTYPDASRFWQIVAKHKVNILYTAPTAIRSLMSFGLHFVKDHDLSSLTKLGSVGEPINEEAWHWFKQHIGANQCPLVDTWWQTETGGIMISPLAGITPEKPTYATLPLPGIQPVLVDETGNLIEGNDVSGNLCIKFPWPGIIRTTYGDHERCKQTYFSTYPGMYFTGDGCLRDEDGYYRITGRVDDVLNVSGHRIGTAEVENAINMHLGVVESAVVGYPHEIKGQGIYAYVISDNRPADPEMFRKDISATVSRIIGPIAKPDKIQFVSGLPKTRSGKIMRRILRKISEGEMDSLGDVSTLLDPGVVDDIKRGAL